One genomic region from Candidatus Zixiibacteriota bacterium encodes:
- the flgL gene encoding flagellar hook-associated protein FlgL — MRVTNAMMNSAVLYNTQAALSRLLKVQTQLSNGRRINQPSDDPLGTIRDLDYRSELAKNAQYQKNVSRGQQWQQSYDTVLADAKDLITQLREIAVTMANEVADDDGTSRTAAATEVKQIFEQLMQLGNHKLEDKYIFSGYRTDERALIASSNGVRYNGDYGSIKFEIDNSTDMPININGADTFLKQFSVLGENADLDVGVTGSTLLSNLHNGEGVDLAPGSFTIVDRNTGITANIFLGFCTTVEEAVNGINAYLTWFGIGNLTARIGDEGNNILMDTTQNGLISEVTSLDVINGGNGVDLSEGKIRLTDHDTIDVQIDFSGSETILDIIDNFNGQVQAAGIPNLSMRINAAGTGFEIVDNNGTPLGLSIEEIGYHSSVAANLGIDGQINPTLVGDDLNPTVSFEVIEGPGTTAADLGIVGEFFADFPGADLDPLLLESTNLADLNHGLGFELGEIKVCQGERTTFLDLGSPSIVTVQDVLDAFNTSGLDITASINPDGRGIQIVNNDPTRSFTIEDVANGSTAMDFGIYGSSDMMGSALALINALEADDQEAVGLLLGNFESAIDQLLYERSSVGSRSIRLESTTGRLVDQELTFTQRLSEVEDADITDLASRLAVYENNYQAALLATARIIQPSLLDFLR, encoded by the coding sequence ATGAGAGTAACGAACGCCATGATGAACAGCGCGGTGTTGTATAACACCCAGGCTGCTCTATCGCGGCTGCTTAAAGTGCAGACGCAGTTGTCCAACGGCAGGCGAATCAACCAGCCTTCCGACGATCCCCTTGGCACAATTCGTGACCTGGATTATCGCTCGGAACTGGCCAAGAACGCCCAGTACCAGAAAAATGTCAGCCGGGGCCAGCAGTGGCAGCAGTCATATGACACGGTTTTGGCCGACGCCAAGGACCTTATTACCCAACTGAGGGAAATCGCTGTCACCATGGCCAACGAAGTGGCCGATGATGACGGTACGTCCCGCACCGCGGCCGCGACCGAAGTGAAGCAGATATTCGAGCAGTTGATGCAGCTGGGCAACCACAAACTGGAAGACAAGTACATTTTCAGCGGTTACCGCACCGACGAACGGGCGCTGATAGCGTCCAGCAACGGTGTGCGTTATAACGGCGATTACGGCTCGATAAAGTTTGAGATCGACAACTCCACGGATATGCCTATAAACATCAACGGCGCCGACACCTTCCTCAAGCAGTTCTCGGTCCTGGGGGAAAACGCCGACCTCGATGTGGGTGTTACCGGCAGCACCCTGCTGTCGAACCTGCATAATGGCGAAGGTGTCGATCTGGCTCCGGGTTCGTTTACCATTGTTGACCGAAACACGGGCATTACCGCGAACATATTCCTGGGCTTCTGCACCACGGTCGAGGAGGCGGTCAACGGTATCAACGCCTATCTGACCTGGTTCGGGATTGGAAATCTCACCGCCAGGATTGGGGATGAGGGGAACAACATTCTGATGGATACGACCCAAAACGGTCTGATTTCCGAGGTGACTTCGCTTGACGTCATAAACGGCGGAAACGGGGTCGATCTCTCGGAAGGTAAGATTCGGTTGACGGATCATGACACGATCGATGTCCAGATAGATTTCAGCGGGTCGGAAACGATCCTTGACATAATTGACAATTTCAACGGGCAGGTTCAGGCGGCGGGCATACCGAACTTATCGATGCGGATAAATGCGGCCGGAACGGGCTTTGAGATAGTCGATAACAACGGTACGCCACTCGGATTGTCTATTGAGGAGATTGGCTATCACAGCAGCGTCGCCGCCAACCTGGGAATTGACGGGCAGATTAATCCGACGCTCGTGGGTGATGATTTGAACCCGACGGTCAGTTTTGAGGTCATCGAGGGACCGGGAACCACAGCCGCAGATCTGGGCATTGTGGGCGAATTCTTCGCCGATTTCCCGGGGGCCGATCTGGATCCGCTTCTTCTCGAATCTACCAATCTTGCCGATCTCAATCACGGGCTGGGGTTCGAGCTGGGCGAAATCAAGGTCTGTCAGGGCGAGCGAACAACGTTTCTCGATCTCGGCAGTCCGTCAATCGTGACCGTACAGGACGTCCTGGATGCTTTCAACACCTCCGGTCTGGATATCACGGCATCGATTAATCCCGACGGCCGGGGAATTCAAATAGTGAATAACGACCCGACGCGGTCGTTCACGATAGAGGATGTGGCCAACGGCAGCACCGCCATGGATTTCGGTATCTATGGATCAAGTGACATGATGGGCTCGGCGCTCGCGTTGATCAACGCGCTGGAGGCGGATGATCAGGAGGCCGTCGGGCTACTTCTGGGCAATTTCGAGAGCGCTATCGATCAGCTTCTGTACGAACGTTCATCGGTGGGCAGTCGGTCCATTCGGCTCGAGAGCACGACGGGTCGACTGGTCGATCAAGAGCTGACTTTCACTCAAAGGTTGTCCGAGGTCGAGGACGCCGACATCACCGATTTGGCCAGCAGACTGGCCGTATATGAGAACAATTACCAGGCGGCGCTTCTTGCCACCGCCAGAATTATACAACCGTCATTACTGGATTTTCTGAGATAG
- the flgK gene encoding flagellar hook-associated protein FlgK yields the protein MAGLFQTLDIGRRALLANQACLNTVGHNIANVDTPGYSRQRVNISATYPLQTTQGVLGTGVDVTDIKHIRDLFLGQQYRQENKSLGQWSYKEKIYSQIETMFNEPNDNTLSDRLNAFWESWSALSTYEGTRENILAEAERLTNGFHELSSELTRLQESLDEDIVNVTEQVNMITTEIAMLNNQIKSQELGGTHANDLRDRRDLLLDELSTLIDVNSVEQANGDLTVYMGSMSIVNGPESIRVGTKLVNIDGVPTHKLVWEGTSVELVNKNGQLKGLIDSRDKIVPKYMDELNTLARTIVEQVNAIHVTGYGANGSTGVNFFDPDCVEAHNICISAEILHDPSRIAASASGEEGDQETAVAISKLRDTGVLENGTLSITEYYNSMVGALGVKSREAQSFASNFDLLTQQISNSRESVQGVSLDEEMTNMVKYQQAYEAAARVITAIDEALDTVISGMGIVGR from the coding sequence ATGGCCGGTTTATTCCAGACTTTAGACATAGGACGCAGAGCGCTATTGGCCAACCAGGCTTGTCTCAATACGGTGGGGCACAATATCGCCAACGTCGATACTCCCGGGTATTCCCGGCAGAGAGTGAACATCTCGGCAACCTATCCCCTGCAGACCACGCAAGGCGTGCTCGGCACGGGAGTAGATGTTACCGATATCAAGCATATCCGCGACCTCTTTCTCGGTCAGCAGTATCGCCAGGAAAACAAGTCGCTGGGACAGTGGTCCTACAAGGAGAAGATCTATTCCCAAATTGAAACCATGTTCAATGAGCCGAACGACAACACTCTTTCGGATCGTTTGAATGCTTTCTGGGAATCCTGGTCGGCGCTGTCGACTTACGAGGGCACGCGCGAAAATATCCTGGCGGAAGCGGAGCGTCTGACAAACGGCTTTCATGAGTTGTCGTCGGAGCTTACCCGACTTCAGGAGTCGCTCGATGAGGACATAGTAAATGTGACCGAACAGGTCAATATGATCACCACGGAAATCGCCATGCTCAACAATCAGATCAAATCGCAGGAGCTCGGGGGAACCCACGCCAATGATCTGAGAGACAGGCGCGATTTGCTTCTGGATGAGCTGTCAACGCTCATAGATGTCAACAGCGTCGAGCAGGCCAACGGTGACCTGACAGTTTACATGGGGTCGATGTCGATCGTGAACGGTCCGGAGTCTATTCGGGTCGGCACCAAGCTCGTAAACATAGACGGCGTACCGACCCACAAGCTGGTCTGGGAGGGAACCTCGGTTGAACTGGTCAACAAAAACGGGCAACTGAAGGGTCTGATAGACTCACGCGACAAGATCGTGCCGAAGTATATGGATGAGCTCAACACGCTGGCGCGTACTATCGTGGAGCAGGTGAACGCCATCCACGTGACCGGGTACGGAGCCAACGGCTCGACCGGCGTTAATTTCTTCGATCCGGATTGTGTCGAAGCGCACAACATCTGTATAAGTGCGGAGATTTTACATGACCCGTCACGTATTGCCGCCTCGGCCAGCGGTGAGGAAGGCGACCAGGAAACCGCGGTAGCGATTAGCAAGCTTCGCGATACCGGGGTGCTCGAAAACGGAACTTTATCCATAACGGAATATTACAATTCGATGGTTGGAGCGCTGGGTGTGAAATCGCGAGAAGCCCAGTCGTTCGCATCGAATTTTGATTTGCTGACACAGCAGATATCCAACTCCCGCGAATCGGTTCAGGGGGTATCCCTGGATGAAGAAATGACCAATATGGTCAAATATCAGCAGGCATACGAAGCCGCGGCGCGGGTCATAACAGCTATTGATGAAGCCCTCGATACGGTTATCTCAGGGATGGGGATAGTCGGAAGGTAA
- a CDS encoding flagellar protein FlgN: MINKLIEIIGREAAIFEAFLELLEKQQEMLVKNDAEGLSHITDLQREKLVESQLLNKRRLELVREIKIANNIDGDLNVTRLLDIVDQDQADRLQKLQRIILDLNDKITTTRNQNAMLLNRSRQYIMKTMEMLSRVNSPESTYTQEGSSKEHSKNIVVDRRA; the protein is encoded by the coding sequence ATGATAAACAAGCTGATAGAGATCATTGGCAGGGAAGCCGCCATCTTCGAGGCATTTCTGGAGCTTCTGGAGAAGCAGCAGGAGATGCTCGTCAAGAATGACGCGGAGGGGTTAAGCCACATAACGGACCTGCAGAGGGAAAAGCTCGTGGAAAGCCAGCTGCTCAACAAGCGGCGCCTCGAACTTGTCCGCGAGATCAAGATTGCCAACAATATCGACGGTGATCTGAATGTCACCCGACTTCTTGATATTGTCGATCAGGATCAGGCCGACCGCCTGCAAAAACTGCAGCGCATTATTCTCGATCTCAATGACAAAATTACCACGACCCGTAATCAGAACGCCATGCTTTTGAACCGTTCCCGCCAGTATATCATGAAGACCATGGAAATGCTGTCGCGAGTGAACAGTCCTGAGTCCACCTATACTCAGGAGGGATCTTCAAAAGAGCACAGCAAAAACATTGTCGTGGACAGGAGGGCGTGA
- a CDS encoding flagellar basal body P-ring protein FlgI produces MLTAIFSKLATPAGLMFILAIVLMLCAPAEANKVRIKDICDFQNKQEVDLIGYGLVIGLDGTGDGSGTQFTIQSLANMMERMGLTVDATKIKVKNVAAVLVTAKMSSVQKEGTYFDVTVSSIGDANSLQGGTLLLTPLSDVNGTVRAVAQGAVSIGGFNVQVDETNKIVNNYTLVGRVPGGAKVTVSLEDTSNDSRELFLSLRDPDFTTAHRIAERINIKYGTTALALNGGTVRVMVPDSLMHPLNRTEFISDIGQLSVVPDNTARVVINEKTGTIVAGEHVTIEPVAIAHGTITVNIQSTPVISQPEPFSSGETVVTQDSRINVSDEMARVVHLKRSVYLSDVASALNKIGATPRDIIAIFQALKQAGALRSELIIL; encoded by the coding sequence ATGCTGACAGCTATATTCAGCAAACTGGCTACGCCGGCAGGCTTGATGTTCATACTGGCCATCGTTTTGATGCTGTGTGCGCCGGCCGAGGCGAATAAAGTCCGCATAAAAGACATTTGCGATTTTCAGAATAAACAGGAAGTGGACCTGATCGGCTACGGACTCGTCATCGGGCTCGATGGCACCGGAGACGGCAGCGGCACGCAGTTCACGATACAGTCGCTGGCCAATATGATGGAGCGGATGGGTCTCACTGTCGACGCCACTAAGATCAAGGTTAAGAACGTGGCCGCGGTTTTGGTTACGGCAAAGATGTCGAGCGTCCAGAAAGAGGGGACCTATTTCGATGTTACGGTGTCATCTATCGGTGACGCCAACTCGCTTCAGGGGGGCACGCTTCTGCTTACGCCGCTGTCGGATGTGAACGGTACCGTCCGGGCCGTGGCACAGGGAGCGGTATCGATTGGCGGGTTTAACGTTCAGGTTGATGAGACGAATAAGATTGTAAATAACTACACGCTGGTGGGTCGCGTCCCGGGTGGAGCCAAGGTAACGGTATCACTTGAGGATACCTCAAACGATTCGCGCGAGCTGTTTCTGTCCCTTCGGGATCCGGATTTCACGACGGCGCATCGAATCGCCGAGCGGATAAACATAAAATATGGCACGACAGCGCTGGCCTTAAACGGCGGAACGGTGCGGGTGATGGTGCCTGATTCGCTCATGCATCCGCTCAATCGCACCGAGTTCATCTCAGATATCGGTCAGCTTTCCGTGGTGCCGGACAACACGGCGCGAGTGGTGATAAACGAAAAGACGGGAACGATTGTCGCCGGCGAGCACGTGACTATTGAGCCGGTGGCCATTGCTCATGGCACGATTACGGTCAATATACAGTCAACGCCGGTCATATCGCAGCCGGAGCCGTTCAGTTCCGGCGAGACCGTGGTGACCCAGGATTCGCGCATCAATGTGAGTGATGAGATGGCGAGAGTGGTGCATCTGAAGCGTTCGGTGTATCTGTCCGATGTTGCCAGCGCTCTAAACAAAATCGGCGCCACGCCGCGCGATATCATCGCCATATTCCAGGCGCTCAAGCAGGCGGGAGCCCTCAGATCGGAGTTGATAATTCTCTGA
- a CDS encoding flagellar basal body L-ring protein FlgH, with protein MNIKRILLILAALLLLPFTIKLYGGDFGQAQSLFTDIKAHQIGDILTVLIYEQNNASSKVENKTEKSTKSSVSGGPGIGTLDFIPLFGADGENKNSFDGKGENTRNGSLRAKMSVTVIDVRENGDLIIEGSRTLGISGDRETLTLTGVVRQKDITPDNTIDSYLIADAEIHYTGKGSSNTASRPGFVTRFFNWLF; from the coding sequence ATGAATATAAAAAGGATTTTACTCATACTGGCGGCTCTGCTGCTTTTGCCGTTTACCATCAAGCTGTATGGCGGCGATTTCGGGCAGGCTCAGTCTCTGTTCACCGATATCAAAGCCCACCAGATTGGGGACATTTTGACGGTGCTCATTTACGAACAGAACAATGCCAGCAGCAAGGTCGAGAACAAGACCGAGAAGTCGACAAAATCATCTGTCAGCGGCGGGCCGGGAATCGGAACGCTAGATTTTATCCCGCTTTTCGGCGCCGACGGCGAGAACAAGAACAGTTTCGACGGCAAGGGCGAGAACACCCGCAACGGGTCACTTCGCGCCAAGATGTCGGTGACGGTCATCGATGTCCGGGAGAACGGTGATTTGATAATCGAGGGTTCGAGGACACTCGGTATCTCCGGTGACCGGGAGACCCTGACCTTGACCGGCGTTGTTCGCCAGAAGGATATCACCCCGGACAACACTATCGACTCGTACCTGATTGCCGATGCCGAGATTCATTACACCGGTAAAGGCAGTTCGAATACGGCGTCGCGTCCCGGTTTCGTAACCAGATTCTTCAACTGGCTGTTTTAG
- the flgA gene encoding flagellar basal body P-ring formation chaperone FlgA: MTLFKRILAVLIFLVPSICPGVTSLTPSEVILDEIMVTYELDPLVYEIEVLTNQLKTESLEGRQLTFRPLSQKEPIGLFTVLATVLENGEEIESNQVRLRIKKYKTVLVVKDRVGRNDNLSPEQFGLERMEVTNLTEMPLESVEQIEGYRASRNLRPGQILTSGAIEPIPDVESGRETLIVYDDGLCKITATGIALQSGVTGDYVKVKNKATKKIIMARVIDENAVSVDP; this comes from the coding sequence ATGACGCTTTTTAAACGAATACTCGCGGTACTCATATTTCTCGTTCCGTCGATCTGCCCTGGTGTGACATCGCTGACGCCCTCTGAAGTGATTTTGGACGAGATTATGGTCACCTATGAGCTGGACCCTCTGGTGTATGAGATCGAGGTGTTGACCAATCAGCTCAAGACCGAGTCTCTCGAGGGACGCCAGTTAACGTTTCGGCCGCTTTCGCAAAAGGAACCTATCGGTTTGTTCACGGTGCTTGCCACCGTTCTGGAGAACGGTGAAGAGATAGAGTCAAACCAGGTCCGTTTGCGGATCAAGAAGTATAAGACTGTTCTGGTCGTAAAGGATCGAGTCGGTCGTAATGATAATCTTTCGCCGGAGCAGTTCGGTCTCGAGCGGATGGAGGTGACGAACCTGACCGAGATGCCGCTGGAGTCGGTGGAGCAAATTGAAGGCTATCGTGCGTCGCGCAATTTGAGGCCGGGTCAAATTTTGACCAGCGGAGCGATCGAGCCGATTCCGGACGTGGAGAGCGGCCGGGAGACACTCATCGTGTACGACGATGGTTTGTGTAAGATCACGGCAACCGGGATCGCTCTTCAGTCGGGTGTCACCGGCGATTATGTCAAGGTGAAGAACAAGGCAACCAAGAAGATAATAATGGCCCGCGTCATTGACGAGAACGCGGTCAGTGTAGACCCATAG
- the flgG gene encoding flagellar basal-body rod protein FlgG — translation MIKAMRTAATGMIAQQMNVDNIANNLANVNTTGFKKSSVEFQDVLYQNIRQAGSASSIGTQVPVGLSIGYGTKPVATHRQFTEGDLTGTGNPLDMAISGDGFFQVQYPDGSTVYTRDGAFKMSADGTVVTSEGYMLLPQITIPEDATSISIGSDGTVEVLQTGTDVPTQIGQIELARFINPSGLNAIGHNLLAQTGASGDPVTDVPTQSGLGSIDQGYLEMSNVDVVDEMVNMIVAQRAYEMNSKAIQTADDMAQLANSLKR, via the coding sequence ATGATCAAAGCTATGCGAACAGCCGCTACGGGCATGATAGCACAGCAGATGAATGTCGACAACATAGCCAACAATCTGGCCAACGTTAATACGACAGGTTTCAAAAAGAGCAGCGTCGAGTTTCAGGACGTGCTTTACCAGAACATCCGTCAGGCGGGAAGCGCTTCGTCGATAGGCACGCAGGTTCCGGTGGGGTTGTCCATCGGCTACGGTACCAAGCCGGTCGCAACGCACCGTCAGTTCACCGAGGGTGACCTTACGGGCACAGGCAACCCGCTGGATATGGCTATCAGCGGCGATGGTTTCTTCCAGGTGCAGTATCCTGATGGCAGCACAGTTTACACCCGCGACGGGGCTTTCAAGATGTCCGCCGACGGTACGGTGGTGACTTCGGAAGGGTACATGCTGCTTCCGCAGATTACTATTCCCGAAGATGCTACATCGATTTCAATCGGCAGCGATGGTACGGTCGAGGTACTCCAGACCGGTACCGATGTGCCGACGCAGATCGGTCAAATAGAGTTGGCTCGCTTCATCAATCCGAGTGGCTTGAATGCGATCGGGCACAACCTGCTTGCTCAGACGGGAGCTTCGGGTGATCCGGTTACGGATGTCCCGACCCAGAGCGGGTTGGGTTCTATTGACCAGGGTTATCTGGAGATGTCCAACGTGGATGTGGTTGACGAGATGGTCAATATGATCGTGGCCCAGAGAGCTTACGAGATGAATTCGAAGGCGATTCAGACCGCCGATGATATGGCGCAACTGGCCAACAGTCTGAAGAGATAA
- a CDS encoding flagellar hook-basal body protein — MIKGIYTSASGMIPRIKKQETTANNIANVSTVGFKKDTVFTKELSKAQRRHLPKPSDWERPMVDEVYTNFAPGVFDKTGNQLDLAIDGDGFFQLQLPDGSTALTRAGAFSVSSDGYIEFPGGALLVSEGGAIQVGNGEVSVAQSGTVQVNGATVGQITPVTVEDVEQLEKLGSSMFRVPEGISLIPVNYATVQQGYLEAANVDVVREMVDMIISFRQYEADSKAIQIQDQSLDHLFNRVGTKG; from the coding sequence GTGATAAAAGGAATATATACATCGGCTTCCGGGATGATTCCCCGAATCAAGAAGCAGGAAACGACAGCGAACAACATCGCCAATGTTTCCACCGTCGGCTTCAAGAAAGATACGGTCTTTACCAAGGAATTATCGAAGGCCCAGCGAAGACATCTCCCCAAGCCGTCCGACTGGGAGCGTCCGATGGTTGACGAGGTTTATACCAACTTCGCGCCCGGCGTCTTCGACAAGACCGGTAACCAGCTTGATCTGGCCATTGACGGCGACGGATTCTTCCAGCTTCAACTTCCCGATGGTTCCACGGCTCTGACACGGGCAGGCGCTTTTAGTGTCAGCAGCGACGGTTACATAGAATTTCCAGGAGGAGCTCTTTTGGTATCCGAGGGTGGAGCTATTCAGGTAGGCAACGGAGAGGTTTCGGTGGCTCAGAGTGGTACGGTTCAGGTGAACGGCGCGACAGTGGGCCAGATTACCCCGGTTACGGTCGAAGACGTGGAGCAGCTTGAAAAGCTTGGCAGCTCCATGTTTCGCGTACCGGAAGGGATATCTCTGATTCCGGTGAATTACGCCACGGTTCAACAGGGTTATCTCGAAGCCGCCAACGTTGATGTCGTCAGGGAGATGGTTGATATGATTATCTCCTTCAGGCAGTATGAGGCCGACTCCAAGGCGATACAGATACAGGACCAGTCACTGGATCACCTGTTCAATCGCGTGGGGACCAAGGGTTAA
- a CDS encoding flagellar FliJ family protein produces MKKFRYRLHALLKVKEHIEKERQKKLAFTLQRVQEQELKLTEIDGFSETTRDRQRESATGTFSVAEMLVISRYLFKLKRDSLLGQEFLKALKKEEDARRGELLEATRERKKYEKLKERQQEDHNQHIEMVLAKESDETGITTYRRKNSGAKR; encoded by the coding sequence ATGAAGAAGTTTAGGTATCGGCTCCACGCGCTTCTGAAGGTGAAAGAGCACATCGAGAAAGAGCGGCAGAAAAAGCTGGCTTTTACTTTGCAGCGGGTTCAGGAGCAGGAGTTGAAGCTGACAGAGATTGACGGTTTCAGCGAGACAACCAGGGACCGGCAGAGAGAGAGCGCTACGGGAACGTTTTCGGTAGCGGAGATGCTGGTGATTTCACGGTACCTGTTCAAGCTGAAACGTGACTCCCTGCTGGGTCAGGAGTTTCTCAAGGCACTCAAGAAGGAAGAGGACGCTCGCAGGGGAGAACTGCTTGAGGCTACGCGCGAGCGTAAAAAGTACGAAAAGCTCAAAGAACGGCAGCAGGAAGATCACAATCAGCATATTGAAATGGTTCTGGCCAAAGAGTCGGACGAAACCGGCATTACCACCTACCGGCGTAAGAACTCCGGGGCAAAGCGCTGA
- the fliI gene encoding flagellar protein export ATPase FliI yields the protein MITIPYDTYRSRIEKARTVKHFGKVTQVVGLVIESAGPAISIGRLCNIENFDDGQKVLAEVVGFRDDRILLMPLGPISGITPGAIVTSTSEQLRVPVGPELIGRILGGLGQPIDGKGMLITSSTRPVNGEPIPALKRKRIKERLHTGIKVIDLTCTVGKGQRMGIFAGSGVGKSVMLGMMARGSSADINVVALVGERGREVREFIEKDLGPEGMKNTVVVAVTSDQPALIRIKGAMVATTIAEYFRDQGKSVMLLMDSLTRIAMAQREIGIAVGEPPTSKGYTPSVFALLPKLLERAGQNDIGSITGLYSVLVEGDDMNEPVSDAVRSILDGHVSLSRRLASLNQYPAIDILDSISRLMVEVVPEDERRLAGRVREILSVYREAEDLINIGAYVKGSNSKIDYAISKIDDLNTFFRQGIMELSDPEESIRQLAEIIES from the coding sequence GTGATTACCATTCCCTACGATACATATCGATCCAGAATAGAAAAAGCCAGGACCGTCAAGCATTTCGGCAAAGTAACCCAGGTCGTGGGCCTGGTTATCGAATCGGCAGGTCCGGCTATCTCGATCGGGCGGCTTTGCAATATTGAAAATTTCGATGATGGTCAGAAGGTACTGGCCGAAGTAGTTGGTTTTCGCGACGACCGGATTCTGCTCATGCCGCTGGGTCCTATCAGCGGCATCACGCCGGGGGCCATCGTGACCTCGACCTCGGAGCAGCTTCGTGTACCGGTGGGTCCGGAGCTGATTGGCCGAATTCTTGGAGGACTGGGACAGCCAATAGACGGCAAGGGCATGCTGATTACAAGCAGCACCCGCCCCGTCAATGGAGAGCCGATCCCGGCGCTCAAGAGGAAGCGGATCAAAGAGCGACTGCATACCGGTATTAAAGTTATTGACCTGACCTGCACCGTCGGCAAAGGGCAGAGGATGGGAATATTCGCCGGTTCGGGTGTGGGTAAGTCGGTCATGCTGGGTATGATGGCACGAGGCTCATCGGCCGATATCAACGTGGTCGCCCTGGTCGGAGAGCGAGGCAGGGAAGTTCGCGAGTTCATAGAAAAAGATCTTGGCCCGGAAGGGATGAAAAACACGGTGGTGGTGGCTGTGACTTCGGATCAGCCGGCCCTTATCAGGATAAAAGGAGCGATGGTGGCTACGACCATTGCCGAATATTTTCGCGACCAGGGCAAGAGCGTCATGCTGTTAATGGATTCGCTAACCCGAATCGCCATGGCCCAGCGCGAAATCGGCATCGCCGTAGGCGAACCCCCGACAAGCAAGGGATACACACCATCGGTCTTCGCCCTGCTGCCCAAACTTCTGGAACGCGCGGGACAGAACGACATCGGTTCCATCACCGGGCTATACAGTGTTCTGGTCGAAGGCGATGATATGAACGAGCCGGTCAGTGACGCGGTGCGCTCGATCCTCGATGGTCACGTGTCGCTTTCACGCCGGCTGGCTTCTCTGAATCAATATCCGGCGATCGACATTCTCGATTCTATCAGTCGCTTGATGGTGGAGGTTGTTCCGGAGGACGAGAGGCGGCTGGCCGGAAGAGTCCGCGAGATATTGTCCGTTTACAGGGAGGCCGAAGACTTGATTAATATCGGGGCTTACGTTAAGGGGTCCAATTCAAAAATCGACTACGCCATCTCCAAAATAGACGATCTGAATACTTTCTTCCGTCAAGGCATAATGGAACTCTCCGATCCCGAAGAATCCATCCGTCAACTGGCCGAGATAATCGAGTCGTAA
- a CDS encoding FliH/SctL family protein encodes MSKIIRTQVQAPVVFIGEKHLDVELETKAEKRLGSLFPVVSVVTDYDGAKFIPIQQIFKIEQKLQEEVEKAREQGYNEGFQAGHRKGLEEAKKVLQQFDHAIKDAVTQREALLEEARQKVLDLILAISRKVTFDAVEADADVTLEIINGVISGLIDRSKLKIKVNPRHHPIVEQNIERFLKESTTIKEITVEPDPRVRYGGCFIETPSGDIDARLESQFEVVKEVLVSGEQRS; translated from the coding sequence TTGTCTAAGATCATCCGCACTCAGGTACAGGCTCCGGTTGTATTCATCGGTGAGAAACATCTCGATGTGGAACTGGAGACGAAGGCGGAAAAGCGGCTGGGGTCGCTGTTCCCTGTTGTATCGGTGGTGACCGATTACGACGGTGCCAAATTTATACCCATTCAGCAGATTTTCAAAATCGAGCAGAAGCTTCAGGAAGAGGTCGAAAAGGCGCGCGAGCAAGGCTACAACGAGGGTTTTCAGGCCGGGCACCGGAAAGGTCTTGAGGAAGCGAAGAAGGTGCTTCAGCAGTTTGATCATGCCATCAAGGATGCAGTAACCCAGCGCGAGGCTCTTTTGGAAGAGGCGCGGCAAAAGGTGCTGGATCTGATTCTCGCGATAAGCCGCAAGGTGACTTTTGATGCCGTTGAGGCCGATGCCGACGTTACTCTTGAGATAATCAATGGAGTGATCAGCGGTTTGATTGATCGCTCGAAACTGAAGATCAAAGTCAATCCCAGGCATCATCCTATAGTCGAGCAAAATATCGAGCGTTTCCTCAAGGAATCGACGACCATCAAGGAGATCACGGTCGAGCCTGACCCGAGAGTGCGCTACGGCGGCTGTTTCATTGAGACCCCCAGTGGCGATATCGACGCCCGGCTGGAGTCCCAGTTCGAGGTGGTCAAAGAAGTGCTCGTGTCGGGAGAACAGCGATCGTGA